The bacterium genome has a segment encoding these proteins:
- a CDS encoding MFS transporter codes for MRDLRPPSGATGVRRRALHHRVTLIAGLGYGANGITLGVVSFALLGLASAWRLSPGQASLITAAVGAGQLIGGVSAGYIADAIGRRGAFGLTIACSSLSAAAAAAAPTLAWLVAAMLLMGVGFGGVTPVATSLVSEFAPAARRGALLGWTQVLWATGWVVAGVGGVLIAGTLGWRGTFAIGALPLALAVAGPRLIPESPRFLLAHGRRGEAEALTAALGERYGVALDLPDQEPASPASMAAHLRELWSPRFRRRSFLLWSVWFVMIGAFQGPIIWIPAMLGAAGAWRPAEASVLVALMMVPATVATTFTLDRVGRKPVIVAALGVAAAGAVVVAVARSEAALVLGAGALAGGVLASWPVILAYAAEMYPTRIRATATGWASAAGRAAGIAAPLLLAALMHTWTTGRFQALSVVAASLVAAIGIVIVFGEETVGRRLEEVAESRAEVI; via the coding sequence GTGAGGGATCTGCGGCCGCCGTCGGGCGCCACCGGCGTACGCCGGCGCGCGCTGCACCACCGCGTGACGCTCATCGCCGGGTTGGGCTACGGGGCCAACGGGATCACGCTCGGCGTCGTAAGCTTCGCGCTGCTCGGTCTTGCGTCGGCGTGGCGGCTCAGTCCCGGACAAGCGAGTCTCATCACCGCCGCCGTCGGCGCCGGTCAGCTGATCGGCGGCGTGAGCGCCGGCTACATCGCCGACGCGATCGGACGCCGCGGCGCCTTCGGACTCACGATCGCGTGCAGCAGCCTCTCCGCCGCGGCCGCGGCCGCCGCCCCGACGCTTGCGTGGCTTGTCGCCGCGATGCTGCTCATGGGCGTCGGATTCGGCGGGGTGACTCCGGTCGCGACCAGCCTGGTGAGCGAATTCGCGCCCGCGGCCCGCCGCGGCGCCCTGCTCGGATGGACGCAGGTGCTCTGGGCGACGGGGTGGGTCGTCGCGGGCGTCGGCGGCGTGCTGATCGCGGGAACGCTCGGCTGGCGCGGTACCTTTGCGATCGGCGCGCTGCCGCTCGCGCTGGCGGTCGCGGGCCCGCGGCTCATCCCGGAGTCGCCGCGCTTTCTTCTCGCGCACGGGCGGCGGGGAGAGGCGGAAGCGCTGACGGCGGCGCTCGGCGAGCGGTACGGCGTCGCGCTCGACCTGCCCGATCAGGAGCCCGCGTCGCCCGCGTCGATGGCGGCGCACCTGCGCGAACTTTGGAGTCCGCGCTTCCGCCGGCGGTCGTTTCTTCTATGGAGCGTCTGGTTCGTGATGATCGGCGCGTTCCAAGGACCGATCATCTGGATTCCGGCGATGCTGGGCGCCGCCGGCGCGTGGCGTCCCGCGGAGGCGTCGGTGCTCGTGGCGTTGATGATGGTGCCGGCGACGGTCGCCACGACGTTCACGCTCGACCGCGTCGGGCGGAAGCCCGTCATCGTTGCCGCGCTCGGGGTGGCGGCGGCGGGCGCCGTTGTCGTGGCCGTCGCGCGCAGCGAGGCGGCTCTCGTCCTGGGCGCCGGGGCGCTGGCCGGCGGGGTGCTGGCGTCGTGGCCGGTAATCCTGGCGTACGCGGCGGAGATGTATCCGACGCGCATCCGCGCGACCGCGACGGGTTGGGCGTCGGCCGCCGGCCGCGCCGCGGGCATCGCGGCGCCGCTCCTGCTGGCGGCGCTCATGCACACGTGGACGACCGGCCGCTTCCAGGCGCTGAGCGTCGTCGCGGCGTCCCTCGTCGCCGCCATCGGGATCGTGATCGTGTTCGGCGAAGAAACGGTCGGCCGCCGCCTCGAGGAGGTGGCCGAATCTCGCGCCGAGGTGATCTGA
- a CDS encoding Nramp family divalent metal transporter, with protein MGPGVVSGAADNDPAGVITYIQIGATTGFSLLWLMLLSTPILYYLEDMSARLGIVGKRGIGRLLCRRYGTAAALVIVIPTLFSNVITIGADLSGTASAVQLLTGVPWVWWVVPIAVLLGALLFGAGYEAVSRVLLILTPLFLLYVAVGFVVRPRWASVLEATFLPHFRFAPTYLAAALALLGATLTPYMFFWQTTEEVEAHRRVADLAGERLDVATGMIYANLVFYFIILAAAVVIPAGAAGIGTVLEAAQTLRPVAGPLATLLFALGFFVSGIMAIPVMVACSAYTLAEVLGWAEGLDKRVWQARGFYMLLAGALLVGAVVALAGIPPVALMFWSSVVNGLLLAPLFLVLLMLCNDPAVVRGHRNGPVANIVAGGTVLLTLALGVLTTVQLLRGH; from the coding sequence ATGGGGCCGGGCGTCGTCTCCGGCGCCGCCGACAACGACCCCGCCGGCGTCATCACCTACATTCAGATCGGCGCTACCACCGGTTTCAGCCTGCTGTGGCTCATGCTGCTTTCGACCCCGATCCTCTACTACCTCGAAGACATGTCCGCGCGGCTCGGCATCGTGGGCAAGCGCGGAATCGGACGCCTGCTCTGCCGCCGGTACGGGACCGCGGCGGCCCTCGTGATCGTGATCCCGACGCTGTTCTCGAACGTCATCACGATCGGCGCGGATCTCTCCGGCACCGCGTCCGCCGTGCAGCTGCTGACCGGCGTGCCGTGGGTCTGGTGGGTCGTGCCGATCGCGGTGCTACTCGGCGCGCTGCTCTTCGGCGCGGGCTACGAGGCGGTGAGCCGGGTGCTGCTGATCCTCACGCCGCTCTTTCTGCTCTACGTCGCCGTCGGGTTTGTCGTCCGCCCGCGGTGGGCGAGCGTGTTGGAAGCGACGTTCCTCCCGCACTTCCGGTTCGCGCCGACGTACCTGGCGGCGGCGCTGGCGCTACTCGGCGCGACGTTGACGCCGTACATGTTCTTCTGGCAGACGACCGAGGAGGTGGAAGCCCACCGCCGCGTCGCCGATCTAGCCGGGGAACGGCTGGACGTCGCCACCGGTATGATCTACGCCAATCTCGTCTTCTACTTCATCATTCTCGCGGCGGCGGTGGTGATCCCGGCGGGCGCCGCCGGAATTGGAACGGTGCTCGAGGCGGCGCAGACGCTGCGCCCGGTGGCGGGTCCGCTCGCGACGCTGCTGTTCGCGCTCGGCTTCTTCGTCAGCGGAATCATGGCTATCCCGGTGATGGTCGCGTGCTCCGCGTACACGCTGGCCGAGGTGCTGGGCTGGGCCGAGGGGCTCGACAAGCGCGTCTGGCAAGCCCGCGGATTCTACATGCTCCTCGCGGGGGCGCTGCTGGTGGGGGCCGTGGTCGCCCTCGCAGGCATCCCGCCGGTTGCGTTGATGTTCTGGTCCAGCGTCGTCAACGGACTCCTGCTCGCGCCGTTGTTTCTCGTGCTGCTGATGCTCTGCAACGACCCGGCGGTCGTCCGCGGACACCGCAACGGTCCGGTGGCGAACATCGTGGCCGGGGGCACCGTTCTATTGACGCTCGCCCTCGGCGTGCTCACGACCGTGCAGCTGCTGCGCGGCCACTGA
- the miaB gene encoding tRNA (N6-isopentenyl adenosine(37)-C2)-methylthiotransferase MiaB, translating into MAERFHIITQGCQMNVRDSEAMAGLLARMGYTSADDPADADVIILNTCTVREGAEDRAYGRLGELRALKRRRPGLLLGVAGCLVQQERERVLERAPWLDLVFGVHNIHRLPDLLREARDGCMPAYEVWDRSDTDRPLPVLPASASGAAAVRAFVNIIHGCNKFCTFCIVPYVRGRERSVAPEDVVAEVRALADQGVREVTLLGQNVDSYGHDLAPRRDLAGLLELVHEVDGIERIRFTTSHPRDMTRRLIETVARLPKLCEHIHLPVQAGDDEILRRMHRAYTAAQYRETADAVRTAMPRASLTTDVIVGFPGETEAAFERTLRFVEALRFDAVNTAMYSPRAGTPAADYPDQVPDGDKRRRLGALNRLQERIAAEINGRLVGTVQDVLVEEPGRKGGLLGRTRTNKIVTFDGEAGLIARTLPVEIAEAGSWVLRGARVTAEPAPASYTFR; encoded by the coding sequence GTGGCTGAGCGGTTTCACATCATCACACAAGGCTGCCAGATGAACGTCCGCGACTCGGAGGCGATGGCCGGGTTGCTGGCGCGTATGGGCTACACCTCGGCCGACGATCCGGCCGACGCGGACGTCATCATCCTCAACACCTGCACGGTGCGCGAAGGGGCGGAGGACCGCGCCTACGGCCGCCTCGGCGAACTGCGGGCCCTCAAGCGGCGGCGGCCCGGCCTGCTCCTCGGCGTCGCGGGCTGCCTCGTGCAGCAGGAGCGCGAGCGTGTGCTCGAGCGCGCGCCGTGGCTCGACCTGGTCTTCGGCGTCCACAACATCCACCGGCTTCCCGACCTGCTGCGCGAGGCGCGGGACGGCTGCATGCCCGCCTACGAGGTATGGGACCGGTCGGACACGGATCGTCCGCTGCCGGTGCTGCCGGCGTCCGCCTCGGGCGCCGCCGCGGTCCGCGCGTTCGTCAACATCATCCACGGCTGCAACAAATTCTGCACGTTCTGCATCGTGCCGTACGTGCGGGGCCGTGAGCGCAGCGTCGCGCCGGAGGACGTCGTCGCCGAGGTCCGCGCCCTCGCCGACCAGGGCGTGCGCGAGGTGACGCTGCTCGGCCAGAACGTCGACAGCTACGGGCACGACCTCGCGCCGCGCCGCGACCTCGCGGGACTGCTCGAGCTGGTCCACGAGGTCGACGGGATCGAGCGGATCCGCTTCACGACCAGCCACCCGCGGGACATGACGCGCCGGTTGATCGAGACCGTCGCGCGGCTGCCGAAGCTGTGCGAGCACATCCACCTGCCGGTGCAGGCGGGCGACGACGAAATTCTCCGGCGGATGCACCGCGCGTATACCGCGGCGCAGTACCGCGAAACCGCGGACGCCGTTCGCACCGCGATGCCGCGGGCGAGCCTGACGACCGACGTCATCGTCGGCTTCCCGGGCGAGACCGAGGCCGCGTTCGAGCGAACGCTGCGCTTTGTCGAGGCCCTGCGCTTCGACGCGGTCAACACGGCGATGTACTCGCCGCGCGCCGGCACGCCGGCGGCGGATTATCCCGACCAGGTGCCCGACGGCGACAAGCGCCGCCGGCTCGGGGCGCTCAACCGCCTCCAGGAGCGGATCGCCGCGGAGATCAACGGACGGCTCGTCGGCACGGTGCAGGATGTGCTGGTCGAAGAGCCGGGCCGCAAGGGCGGGCTGCTCGGGCGGACGCGGACGAACAAGATCGTGACGTTTGACGGGGAGGCCGGGCTGATAGCTCGCACCCTGCCCGTGGAGATCGCCGAGGCCGGTTCGTGGGTGCTGCGCGGGGCGCGCGTGACGGCCGAGCCGGCGCCGGCTTCTTACACCTTCCGGTAA
- the mutS gene encoding DNA mismatch repair protein MutS has protein sequence MTELTPMMRQYQALKDEHPRAILLFRLGDFFEAFFDDAQLVSRELQLTLTSRPVAKGTRIPMCGIPHHALPTYLRRLIDRGHRVAICDQVEDPRQARTLVRREVVRVVTPGTVIEDDLLTARENNFVAAAAARGETWGIALADVSTGEFVAAHGAAPQRPGEILARWRPRELVVPDRDGAGDEIPPTFPEETAAVVTPYEAWRFDPDVAARELRGHLGVAALDAFGLDHAPLAAAAAGALIQYLRATHRGSLGHLRTLRLLRSGDGMLVDDATRRALGLWSSTRDEARGRTLLDVIDLTETAMGARLLRRWLAQPLDNVDAIEGRQDAVQSLAETGAIRERIRASLRALGDLERMLGRLSHDAGGPRDLAGLRDTLEAVPAVAPAAAPLEAPALRRLMPLLLPPPGLAERLSRALADAVPLSPRDGGLVRPGFDAEVDRLRDGAKDAKEWMAGREAAERQRTGIRGLKVGYNQVMGYYIEVGKSQSHLVPAEYVRKGTLAGAERYITAEMKEREALILSAQDKINAREYEVFCELRAAVRAETERLQTCARALAEMDVYAALAEVAVRNAYVRPKVTAGREIRVVAGRHPVVEEALGRERFVANDAALGTAGRDVLIVTGPNFGGKSTFIRQTALLVVLAQLGGFVPAREAEIGLVDRIFTRVGATDDLAAGRSTFLSEMIEVARLLTQATERSLVILDEVGRGTSTYDGMSLAWAVVEDLHDRVRARTLFATHYHELTELASQLDRVANVQVLVREEGHDVVFLHRVADGAAASSYGIHVARLAGVPDAVTRRAREVLDGLERAAEGTRGDSRRKRGGGRARPGPSRGQQLVLPMPRDRR, from the coding sequence ATGACAGAGCTCACGCCCATGATGCGCCAGTACCAGGCGCTCAAGGATGAGCACCCGCGGGCGATCCTCCTCTTTCGGCTCGGCGACTTCTTCGAAGCGTTCTTCGACGACGCCCAGCTGGTGTCGCGGGAACTGCAGCTGACGCTGACCAGCCGGCCGGTCGCCAAGGGCACCCGCATCCCCATGTGCGGCATTCCGCATCATGCGCTGCCGACGTACCTTCGCCGTCTGATCGACCGCGGCCACCGCGTGGCGATCTGCGACCAGGTCGAGGATCCGCGGCAGGCCCGGACGCTCGTCCGGCGCGAGGTGGTGCGCGTCGTCACGCCCGGCACCGTAATCGAAGACGATCTGCTCACGGCGCGCGAGAACAACTTCGTCGCGGCGGCGGCCGCCCGGGGCGAGACGTGGGGCATCGCCCTCGCCGACGTGTCGACGGGCGAGTTCGTGGCCGCGCACGGCGCGGCGCCGCAGCGCCCCGGTGAGATCCTCGCGCGGTGGCGCCCGAGGGAGCTCGTTGTGCCGGACCGCGACGGGGCCGGAGACGAGATCCCACCGACGTTTCCTGAGGAGACCGCGGCGGTGGTCACGCCGTACGAGGCCTGGCGGTTTGATCCGGACGTCGCCGCGCGCGAACTCCGCGGTCATCTCGGTGTCGCCGCGCTCGACGCCTTCGGGCTCGACCACGCGCCGCTGGCCGCCGCGGCGGCCGGCGCGCTAATTCAGTATCTGCGCGCGACCCACCGCGGGTCGCTCGGCCACCTCCGCACGCTGCGCCTGCTCCGGTCCGGAGACGGCATGCTGGTCGACGACGCCACGCGCCGCGCGCTCGGCCTGTGGAGCTCGACGCGCGACGAAGCGCGCGGCCGTACGCTGCTCGATGTGATCGACCTCACGGAGACCGCGATGGGCGCGCGCCTCCTGCGGCGGTGGCTCGCGCAGCCGCTCGACAACGTGGACGCGATCGAGGGACGCCAGGACGCCGTCCAGTCGCTCGCGGAGACGGGTGCGATCCGCGAGCGGATCCGCGCCTCGCTGCGGGCCCTCGGCGACCTGGAGCGGATGCTCGGCCGGCTGAGCCACGACGCGGGCGGTCCCCGCGACCTCGCCGGGCTGCGCGACACCCTGGAGGCCGTCCCCGCGGTCGCGCCGGCGGCCGCGCCACTCGAGGCCCCGGCGCTGCGGCGGCTCATGCCCCTCCTCCTTCCCCCGCCCGGCCTCGCGGAGCGGCTCAGCCGGGCGCTCGCGGACGCCGTGCCGCTCTCGCCGCGGGACGGCGGCCTCGTCCGGCCCGGCTTCGACGCGGAAGTCGACCGGCTGCGCGACGGCGCGAAGGACGCCAAGGAATGGATGGCCGGGCGCGAGGCCGCGGAGCGGCAGCGTACCGGCATCCGCGGCCTTAAGGTCGGCTATAACCAGGTGATGGGTTACTACATCGAGGTCGGCAAGTCGCAGTCGCACCTCGTGCCGGCGGAATACGTGCGCAAGGGCACCCTCGCCGGCGCCGAGCGGTACATCACCGCGGAGATGAAAGAGCGCGAGGCGCTCATTCTGAGCGCCCAGGACAAGATCAACGCGCGCGAGTACGAGGTCTTCTGCGAACTGCGCGCCGCGGTGCGGGCGGAGACCGAACGCCTTCAAACCTGCGCACGCGCGCTGGCCGAGATGGACGTCTACGCCGCGCTGGCGGAAGTCGCGGTGCGCAACGCGTACGTCAGGCCCAAGGTCACCGCGGGCCGCGAGATCCGCGTCGTCGCGGGTCGCCATCCCGTCGTCGAGGAAGCGCTGGGACGGGAGCGGTTCGTCGCCAACGATGCGGCGCTCGGCACGGCCGGCCGCGACGTCCTCATCGTCACCGGGCCCAATTTCGGGGGCAAGAGCACGTTCATCCGGCAGACCGCGCTCCTCGTTGTGCTGGCCCAGCTCGGCGGCTTCGTCCCCGCGCGCGAGGCGGAGATCGGGCTCGTCGACCGCATCTTCACGCGCGTCGGGGCGACCGACGATCTCGCCGCGGGCCGCAGCACGTTCCTCTCCGAGATGATCGAAGTGGCGCGGCTCCTGACCCAGGCGACGGAGCGCAGCCTGGTCATCCTCGACGAGGTAGGCCGCGGCACGAGCACCTACGACGGTATGAGCCTGGCGTGGGCGGTCGTCGAGGATCTGCACGACCGCGTCCGCGCCCGCACGCTGTTCGCGACCCACTATCACGAACTGACGGAGCTGGCGTCCCAGCTCGATCGCGTCGCGAACGTCCAGGTGCTCGTGCGCGAAGAGGGCCACGACGTGGTGTTCCTGCACCGGGTGGCGGACGGCGCCGCGGCGTCGTCCTACGGCATCCACGTCGCCCGGCTCGCCGGGGTGCCCGACGCCGTGACCCGCCGCGCGCGCGAAGTCCTCGACGGCCTCGAGCGCGCGGCCGAAGGGACCCGGGGCGACTCGCGCCGCAAGCGCGGCGGCGGCCGGGCCCGGCCCGGGCCGTCGCGCGGTCAACAGCTCGTATTGCCCATGCCCCGCGACCGCCGGTGA
- the mutL gene encoding DNA mismatch repair endonuclease MutL: protein MVRRFAAGDQAAVTRPRIEVLPRAAAERIAAGEVVERPASVVKELIENSLDAGARRITIEIDGAGSRLIRVSDDGAGIPAEQLALAFERFATSKIRSAEDLRRVNTYGFRGEALPSIAAVARVTIVTRPAGADTAAALTVAGGARAAPAAAGAADGTTVTVENLFYNTPARRRFLKSPARETAVIVETVQALALAAPSVAFRLVDGDREIAWMPPESYEDRARRILGAALRDRTLPIDARGLTGITGVLGTPEAAQARRSHQWFLVNGRPVRSPMLARALDQAYHTLIPEGRVPAAVLHVRVPQDSVDVNIHPRKAEVRFADERLVFNDVVREVRRALHGAALVHTAPDAARWTGVLPARRDAGAGLIGAAAGVAESASGYGQGTAAELDAVLPALWTPQPPVAAWPSIRVLGQLALTYIVGEAGGDLVLVDQHAAHERVLYERLLARRRAGGARAQGLVTPAVMELSPAEAALLPELAGPLAALGFEVEAFGRATVRLRAVPAIAADRDAITLFRECLADLGAGRDEHAGRSLEERLAIATACHTAVRAGDRLDQTKMAALLEELARAEDPYSCFHGRPTMVRLRGRDLERWFYRKV from the coding sequence ATGGTCCGCCGCTTCGCCGCGGGCGATCAGGCGGCAGTGACGCGGCCCCGGATCGAGGTCCTCCCCCGGGCGGCCGCCGAGCGCATCGCCGCGGGCGAGGTCGTCGAGCGCCCCGCCTCGGTCGTCAAGGAACTCATCGAGAACAGCCTCGACGCGGGGGCGCGCCGCATCACCATCGAGATCGACGGCGCGGGCTCCCGGCTGATCCGGGTCAGCGACGACGGCGCCGGCATCCCGGCGGAGCAGCTCGCGCTCGCGTTCGAGCGGTTCGCGACCAGCAAGATCCGGTCCGCGGAGGACCTGCGCCGCGTGAACACCTACGGATTCCGGGGCGAAGCGCTGCCGAGCATCGCCGCGGTCGCCCGCGTCACGATCGTCACGCGGCCCGCAGGCGCAGACACCGCCGCCGCTCTCACGGTCGCGGGCGGCGCCCGGGCGGCCCCGGCCGCCGCCGGCGCCGCCGACGGCACCACCGTCACGGTCGAAAACCTCTTCTACAACACGCCCGCGCGGCGGCGCTTCCTGAAGTCCCCCGCGCGCGAAACCGCGGTGATCGTCGAGACGGTACAGGCGCTCGCGCTGGCCGCGCCGTCGGTGGCGTTTCGCCTCGTCGACGGCGACCGAGAGATCGCATGGATGCCGCCCGAGTCCTACGAGGACCGCGCCCGCCGCATACTGGGGGCAGCGCTGCGGGACCGCACGCTTCCGATCGACGCGCGCGGCCTCACCGGCATCACGGGTGTCCTGGGGACGCCGGAGGCGGCGCAGGCACGGCGCAGCCACCAGTGGTTTCTCGTGAACGGCCGTCCGGTGCGGAGTCCCATGCTGGCCCGCGCCCTGGACCAAGCCTATCACACGCTCATCCCGGAGGGCCGTGTCCCCGCCGCCGTGTTGCACGTACGGGTGCCGCAGGACTCAGTCGACGTTAACATTCACCCGCGGAAGGCCGAGGTGCGGTTCGCCGACGAGCGCCTCGTGTTCAACGACGTGGTGCGCGAGGTGCGGCGGGCGCTCCACGGAGCCGCCCTGGTCCACACGGCGCCCGACGCCGCCCGCTGGACCGGCGTCTTGCCCGCGCGCCGCGACGCCGGTGCGGGACTGATCGGCGCCGCGGCCGGCGTTGCCGAGTCCGCCTCAGGATATGGGCAGGGCACGGCCGCGGAGTTGGACGCCGTGTTGCCCGCGCTGTGGACGCCGCAGCCGCCGGTCGCGGCGTGGCCGTCGATCCGGGTGCTCGGCCAACTCGCGCTGACGTACATTGTGGGCGAGGCGGGCGGAGATCTCGTGCTGGTCGACCAGCACGCGGCGCACGAGCGCGTGCTCTACGAGCGGCTGCTCGCGCGCCGGCGCGCCGGCGGCGCGCGGGCGCAGGGGCTCGTCACGCCCGCGGTCATGGAGCTGTCGCCGGCGGAGGCCGCCCTGCTCCCGGAACTTGCTGGCCCGCTCGCCGCACTCGGCTTCGAGGTGGAAGCCTTTGGACGCGCAACCGTCCGCCTGCGCGCGGTACCGGCGATCGCCGCGGACCGCGATGCGATTACCCTGTTCCGCGAGTGTCTCGCGGATCTCGGCGCCGGACGGGACGAACACGCGGGCCGCAGCCTCGAAGAGCGGCTCGCGATCGCAACGGCCTGCCACACCGCGGTGCGCGCCGGGGACCGGCTGGACCAGACCAAGATGGCGGCGCTGCTGGAGGAACTGGCGCGCGCCGAGGACCCCTACTCGTGCTTCCACGGTCGCCCCACGATGGTACGCCTGCGGGGCCGTGACCTCGAGCGCTGGTTTTACCGGAAGGTGTAA
- a CDS encoding acyl-CoA dehydrogenase family protein yields the protein MPQSGRRPDYFGIEELLTEDERLTRDTIARLVDKEVIPRIGRAWLAGEFPRELIASLGALRVYGANLPQEYGCAGVSNVAYGLMMQELERGDSGLRSFASVQGALVMYPIYEFGSEEQRRRWLPAMAAGEKLGCFGLTEPTAGSDPAAMQTRARRRPGGWALTGTKMWITNGSLADVALIWAKDEEGVIRGFLADPHAKGFSAHDIHTKASMRASVTSELVLEDVFVPEADALPRATGLGAALRCLTQARYGIAWGAIGAAAACYEEALAYAKERVAFGRPIAATQLMQERLVDMLTEITKAQLLAYHLGRLKDAGTLAYTQVSLAKRNNVRAALNIARSARSILGGYGITLEYHAMRHAANLETVDTYEGTYDVHTLILGRDITGFDAFGVPQPEAGRGAVTVADATKGMRRGE from the coding sequence ATGCCGCAGTCCGGTCGCCGCCCCGACTACTTCGGAATCGAAGAACTCCTGACCGAGGACGAGCGGCTCACCCGCGATACGATCGCCCGCCTGGTGGACAAAGAGGTGATCCCGCGCATCGGCCGGGCGTGGCTCGCGGGCGAGTTTCCGCGCGAGCTGATCGCGTCGCTCGGCGCGCTCCGCGTCTACGGCGCCAACCTGCCGCAAGAGTACGGCTGCGCCGGCGTAAGCAACGTCGCCTACGGCCTGATGATGCAGGAGCTCGAACGCGGCGACAGCGGCCTTCGGTCGTTCGCGTCGGTCCAGGGCGCGCTTGTCATGTACCCGATCTACGAATTCGGCAGCGAGGAGCAGCGCCGGCGGTGGCTGCCGGCGATGGCCGCGGGCGAAAAGCTGGGCTGCTTCGGGCTGACGGAGCCGACCGCCGGCAGCGATCCCGCCGCGATGCAGACGCGGGCGCGGCGTCGTCCGGGCGGCTGGGCGCTCACCGGCACCAAGATGTGGATCACGAACGGTTCGCTCGCCGACGTGGCGCTGATCTGGGCCAAGGACGAGGAAGGCGTGATTCGGGGGTTTCTCGCCGATCCGCACGCGAAGGGGTTCAGCGCGCACGACATCCACACGAAGGCCTCGATGCGGGCGTCGGTGACCAGCGAGTTGGTGCTGGAGGACGTGTTCGTCCCGGAGGCCGACGCGCTGCCGCGGGCGACGGGGCTGGGCGCGGCGCTGCGCTGCCTGACGCAGGCCCGCTACGGGATCGCGTGGGGCGCGATCGGCGCGGCGGCGGCCTGCTACGAGGAGGCGCTTGCCTACGCGAAAGAGCGGGTCGCGTTCGGGCGCCCGATCGCTGCGACCCAGTTGATGCAGGAACGCCTGGTCGACATGCTGACCGAGATCACGAAGGCGCAGCTCCTCGCGTACCACCTGGGACGGCTCAAAGACGCCGGCACGCTCGCGTACACGCAGGTCAGCCTCGCCAAGCGTAACAACGTGCGCGCCGCCCTCAACATCGCGCGCTCGGCGCGCAGCATCCTCGGCGGCTACGGGATTACGCTCGAGTACCACGCGATGCGCCACGCCGCGAACCTCGAGACGGTCGACACGTACGAGGGTACCTACGACGTCCACACGCTGATCCTGGGGCGCGACATCACCGGGTTCGACGCGTTCGGCGTGCCTCAGCCGGAGGCGGGCCGAGGCGCCGTGACCGTCGCGGACGCGACGAAAGGGATGCGGCGAGGCGAGTGA
- the solA gene encoding N-methyl-L-tryptophan oxidase, which yields MTYDAIVVGLGAMGSAAAYHLARRGRRVLGLDGLPPGHRLGSSHGFTRIIRKAYFESPAYVPLLQRAYELWAELAEESVEPVYQRTGGLWLGATSAAVIDGAVASARMHGIDYELLTPAGVRKRFPLFTPRDDMVGLFEPDAGVLFPDPCMLAHLSGATRAGAHLRYDQPVLRWEAGSEGAAVETPAGRYEAAAVIVTAGPWAPSVLNELALPIEATRRIVAWFAPAFAEAAALLSADVCPVWICEMDGTNIYGIPEVGDGHGLKAAIHERGPACTPETCRRAVGEDEIARLGAVLRRVLPAAAGRLLEAETCLYTMSPDWDFIVDRPADRALVYATGFSGHGFKFAPVIGEILADLAVDGRTSHAIDFLSPARFTSAAPPLRT from the coding sequence TTGACCTACGACGCCATCGTCGTCGGGCTCGGCGCGATGGGGAGCGCCGCGGCGTACCACCTAGCGCGTCGCGGCCGCCGCGTGCTGGGTCTCGACGGGTTGCCGCCGGGGCACCGCCTCGGATCCTCCCACGGTTTCACGCGTATCATCCGCAAGGCGTACTTCGAGAGCCCGGCGTACGTGCCGCTGCTGCAGCGCGCGTACGAGTTGTGGGCGGAGCTGGCGGAAGAGTCGGTCGAGCCGGTCTACCAGCGGACCGGCGGCTTGTGGCTTGGAGCGACGTCCGCCGCCGTGATCGACGGGGCGGTCGCCAGCGCCCGAATGCACGGCATCGACTACGAGCTGCTGACTCCCGCCGGCGTGCGGAAGCGGTTTCCGCTGTTCACGCCGCGGGACGACATGGTCGGACTGTTCGAGCCGGACGCCGGCGTCCTCTTCCCGGATCCCTGCATGCTCGCGCACCTGAGCGGGGCCACCCGGGCGGGCGCCCACCTTCGGTACGATCAGCCGGTTCTGCGATGGGAGGCCGGGTCCGAGGGCGCGGCCGTCGAGACGCCGGCCGGTCGATACGAGGCCGCGGCCGTCATCGTGACGGCGGGGCCGTGGGCGCCGTCCGTGCTGAACGAACTGGCCCTTCCGATCGAGGCGACGCGGCGCATCGTCGCCTGGTTTGCGCCCGCGTTCGCCGAGGCGGCGGCGCTGCTGTCCGCGGACGTCTGCCCGGTCTGGATCTGCGAGATGGATGGGACGAACATCTACGGCATCCCCGAGGTCGGCGACGGCCACGGCCTCAAGGCCGCGATCCACGAGCGCGGGCCGGCGTGCACCCCGGAGACCTGCCGCCGCGCGGTCGGAGAAGACGAAATCGCGCGGCTCGGCGCGGTGCTGCGCCGCGTCCTGCCCGCGGCGGCCGGCCGCCTGCTCGAGGCCGAAACCTGTCTATACACGATGTCGCCCGACTGGGACTTTATCGTGGACCGGCCGGCGGACCGTGCGCTCGTGTACGCGACGGGGTTCAGCGGCCACGGCTTCAAGTTCGCGCCTGTAATCGGGGAGATTCTGGCCGACCTCGCCGTGGACGGCCGGACGTCCCACGCGATCGACTTCCTCTCGCCCGCGCGATTCACGAGCGCCGCGCCGCCGCTCCGGACGTGA